The Niastella koreensis GR20-10 genome includes a window with the following:
- a CDS encoding ABC transporter ATP-binding protein has product MTDCIKAEVVLQASHVQLTFDRPILREINFCIKNIIRPGLLQGQVVSLIGRSGIGKTQLFKLLSGLQAPTSGQITIHDNKPVKAGDMGVIFQNYYLFEWRTVYQSLMLAAKKNKKLAGKEKQAIARYAEQFQLTGHLNLYPQQLSGGQRQRVSIMQQLLKGSDFILLDEPFSGLDVCMLDKAVELLLQVSLSDELKTLIIVSHDIENSVAISDTVFILGNEPGKEGATIKKEIDLIERDLAWQKDIKHEKRFLETIREIKEEL; this is encoded by the coding sequence ATGACAGATTGTATAAAAGCAGAAGTAGTATTGCAAGCCAGCCATGTGCAGCTTACTTTCGACCGGCCTATTCTGCGCGAGATAAATTTTTGTATCAAAAACATCATTCGTCCAGGTTTATTGCAGGGACAGGTAGTATCGCTCATCGGCCGCAGCGGCATTGGTAAAACCCAGTTGTTTAAATTACTGTCGGGCCTGCAGGCCCCTACTTCAGGACAAATAACCATCCACGACAATAAACCAGTAAAGGCCGGTGACATGGGCGTTATTTTCCAGAACTATTATTTGTTTGAATGGCGTACCGTTTATCAATCGTTGATGCTGGCCGCCAAAAAGAACAAAAAACTGGCAGGCAAGGAAAAACAAGCCATCGCCCGGTATGCCGAACAGTTTCAACTGACCGGCCACCTGAACCTATATCCTCAACAATTATCGGGGGGACAGCGCCAGCGCGTAAGCATCATGCAGCAATTATTAAAGGGTTCTGATTTCATTTTACTGGATGAGCCCTTCAGCGGTCTTGATGTATGCATGCTTGACAAAGCGGTGGAACTGTTGTTACAGGTTTCGCTGTCAGATGAGTTGAAAACGCTCATCATTGTTTCGCACGACATCGAGAACAGCGTAGCCATTTCTGACACCGTTTTTATTCTGGGCAATGAACCGGGAAAGGAAGGCGCCACTATCAAAAAAGAAATTGATCTGATAGAAAGAGATTTAGCCTGGCAAAAGGATATTAAGCATGAAAAGCGATTCCTGGAAACGATCCGGGAAATAAAAGAAGAACTATAA
- a CDS encoding protein O-mannosyl-transferase family: MNFNKVNNLAGWTVCAIACTVYLLTMEATVSLWDCGEFISTAYTMGIPHPPGAPLFILIARFFIILFGSSPHTAAMAVNSMSAIASGFTILFLFWTITHFARKLVQKNDQPLSKQAVFGIISAGAVGALAYTFSDSFWFSAVEGEVYALSSFFTALVFWAILKWEQQSQKAGADKWLVFIFFIMGLSIGVHLLNLLTIPAIIMVYYFKRFKVTRRNTMLAFLTGCAITGFVMKFIIVYSVKGAGAFDVYFTNELGMPFFSGFTIFFLLIAATIAWGIRVANKRKLKYLTIGLWSCAFMLLGYSTYLTTMIRSNANPGVDMYNIDNPISLEGYLSREKYGDWPIVYGPDFTEKTPYAKAGDEYVRGKEKYEVAGSRYVQDWSAAPGAHLFPRMYDASNDRGQIDCYRQFANLEVGETPTMADNIKYFTRYQAGWMYMRYFMWNFVGRQNDLQGFGNPRDSNFISGISFIDNVMVGNQQKMPDTAHITNKAYNRLYMLPLLLGIAGLVYQYKRSRRDALVNGLLFFFTGLAIVLFLNQAGYQPRERDYAFVGSFYAFSIWIGLGVLWVKQVLEKFTKPPIAAYLAAGLCLLAVPVLMAQQEWDDHDRHQKTLALDLAKNYLNSCPPNAILFTAEDNDSYALWYAQEVEGVRKDVRVVVSTLIGTDWGIDQLRYKVNNSAPFNVVFRPDQVAGDKLNVIYYNPTPGYDKYKYYDLYDVLKNVVGGNDPRFTTTSEDGDAYSLYPTQKFSVPVDLKTVTANGTIHAGDKVVDSLHIDLTGKNYLFKNDLAILAVIAGNQWKRPVCFSNLGTAQDLGLDKYTRLNGLTYQLVPVENSNGVNLDVAYNNVMQRFGYGNAGKKGVYFDEENRRRLNTIKLAHAQIARNLAQAGRKEEARRILERYDEHVNESNVPYGFTANRGNMHNIFSLQFLEACYMAEDWTLANKVATSLKKDLQQQMQYYRALGDGSQTEEEILNNAFLLTQGKAGDLSNRQAPFAQDILSSYQLLNQIEKWKQEFQPKRPSVIN, translated from the coding sequence ATGAATTTCAACAAAGTGAACAACCTGGCAGGGTGGACAGTATGCGCTATCGCCTGTACTGTTTACCTGCTAACGATGGAAGCGACCGTTAGCTTATGGGATTGCGGTGAGTTTATTTCAACCGCATACACCATGGGTATTCCCCACCCACCCGGTGCGCCGCTGTTTATCCTGATTGCCAGGTTCTTTATTATCCTGTTTGGCAGTAGTCCACACACAGCAGCCATGGCAGTTAACAGCATGAGCGCCATTGCCAGCGGCTTTACCATCCTGTTTTTATTCTGGACCATCACTCACTTTGCACGCAAGCTGGTGCAAAAGAACGATCAGCCACTTAGCAAACAGGCTGTCTTCGGCATCATCAGCGCCGGTGCAGTGGGCGCATTGGCTTACACCTTCTCCGATTCGTTTTGGTTCAGTGCCGTGGAAGGGGAAGTATATGCCCTCTCTTCATTCTTCACCGCCCTGGTGTTCTGGGCCATCTTAAAATGGGAACAGCAGTCGCAAAAAGCCGGCGCCGATAAATGGCTTGTGTTCATTTTCTTTATAATGGGGCTTTCCATTGGCGTTCACCTGTTGAACCTGTTGACCATTCCAGCTATCATTATGGTATATTATTTCAAACGGTTTAAAGTAACCCGGCGAAATACCATGCTGGCCTTTTTAACCGGCTGCGCTATCACGGGTTTTGTGATGAAATTCATTATTGTATATTCTGTTAAGGGCGCCGGCGCATTTGACGTTTATTTCACCAACGAACTGGGCATGCCGTTCTTTTCAGGCTTTACCATTTTCTTTTTATTGATAGCCGCTACTATTGCCTGGGGCATACGGGTAGCCAATAAAAGAAAATTGAAATACCTGACTATCGGTTTGTGGAGTTGTGCTTTTATGTTGCTTGGGTATTCTACTTATCTCACTACTATGATCAGATCAAACGCCAACCCGGGCGTTGATATGTACAATATTGATAACCCCATTAGCCTGGAAGGTTATTTAAGCCGGGAAAAATATGGCGACTGGCCAATTGTGTACGGTCCTGATTTCACTGAGAAAACACCTTACGCCAAGGCAGGCGATGAATATGTTAGAGGGAAAGAAAAATATGAAGTGGCGGGCAGCCGCTATGTACAGGATTGGAGTGCGGCCCCTGGTGCTCACCTGTTCCCCCGTATGTACGATGCCAGCAATGACCGCGGACAAATAGACTGCTATCGCCAGTTTGCCAACCTGGAGGTAGGTGAAACGCCTACGATGGCTGATAATATAAAATACTTTACCAGGTACCAGGCCGGCTGGATGTACATGCGTTACTTTATGTGGAATTTTGTTGGCCGGCAAAACGACCTGCAGGGTTTTGGCAACCCACGCGATAGTAATTTCATCAGCGGCATTTCTTTTATCGACAACGTGATGGTTGGCAATCAGCAAAAAATGCCCGACACCGCCCACATTACCAATAAAGCCTACAACAGGTTGTATATGCTGCCGCTGTTACTGGGCATTGCCGGTTTGGTGTATCAGTACAAACGCAGCCGTCGCGATGCACTGGTAAACGGGTTGTTGTTCTTCTTTACCGGCCTGGCCATTGTGCTCTTTTTAAACCAGGCAGGTTATCAGCCGCGGGAACGGGATTATGCCTTTGTAGGTTCGTTCTATGCATTCAGTATCTGGATTGGGCTGGGTGTACTATGGGTGAAACAGGTGCTGGAAAAATTTACCAAACCACCAATAGCCGCCTACCTGGCAGCCGGGCTTTGTTTACTCGCCGTTCCGGTGTTGATGGCCCAGCAGGAATGGGACGATCATGACCGCCACCAAAAAACCCTTGCGCTCGACCTCGCAAAGAACTATCTGAATAGCTGTCCGCCCAACGCCATATTGTTTACCGCAGAGGATAATGATTCTTATGCCCTGTGGTATGCACAGGAAGTGGAAGGGGTTAGAAAAGATGTGCGTGTAGTGGTTAGTACCCTTATTGGTACCGACTGGGGCATAGATCAATTGCGATACAAAGTAAATAACAGCGCCCCCTTCAATGTAGTATTCCGGCCCGATCAGGTAGCCGGAGATAAACTGAACGTGATCTATTACAACCCCACGCCCGGATATGATAAATACAAATACTATGATCTGTACGATGTGCTTAAAAATGTAGTAGGCGGCAATGACCCGCGATTCACCACTACATCAGAAGATGGAGATGCCTATAGTTTGTATCCCACGCAAAAATTCAGCGTACCGGTTGATCTGAAGACCGTAACCGCCAATGGCACCATCCATGCCGGCGATAAAGTAGTTGACTCTTTACACATCGATCTCACCGGTAAGAATTATCTCTTCAAAAACGACCTGGCTATTCTGGCAGTTATTGCCGGGAATCAGTGGAAACGGCCTGTCTGTTTCTCCAATCTGGGCACGGCGCAAGACCTGGGTTTGGATAAATATACCCGGCTGAACGGGCTTACCTATCAACTGGTGCCTGTTGAAAACAGCAACGGGGTAAATCTCGATGTAGCGTATAACAACGTGATGCAACGATTTGGTTATGGCAATGCCGGTAAAAAAGGCGTTTATTTTGATGAGGAGAACCGCCGCCGCCTGAACACCATTAAACTGGCGCATGCACAAATAGCCCGGAACCTGGCCCAGGCCGGCAGAAAAGAAGAGGCCAGAAGGATCCTGGAACGTTACGATGAGCACGTGAACGAATCCAATGTACCTTATGGCTTCACCGCCAACCGGGGCAACATGCATAATATCTTCTCACTTCAGTTCCTGGAAGCCTGTTATATGGCCGAAGACTGGACCTTAGCAAACAAGGTCGCCACCTCATTGAAGAAAGACCTGCAACAACAAATGCAGTATTATCGCGCTTTGGGCGATGGCAGCCAAACGGAAGAAGAAATACTGAACAACGCCTTTCTGCTGACACAAGGCAAAGCCGGCGACCTGTCAAACAGACAAGCGCCATTTGCACAGGATATTCTTTCCAGCTACCAGTTATTGAATCAAATAGAAAAATGGAAGCAGGAGTTTCAACCTAAACGCCCGTCGGTTATAAATTAA
- a CDS encoding peptidylprolyl isomerase — protein MRNQYLFILAISLLMGACSPKYKNPHIEIQTSKGEIELELYPDQAPKTVQAFLAYIKKGYYKNSSFYRVLNDDNQPSNADKAELIQGGMYKSMFKVHDTLTGIPHESTLQTHLLHKKGTISLARLAPGTATSEFFICLSDQPGFDYGGENNPDKQGYAAFGKVIKGMDIVTKIYNQNEDNQSFDPPVPIYNIIQL, from the coding sequence ATGCGCAACCAATATCTGTTCATTTTAGCCATCAGCTTATTGATGGGAGCCTGTTCGCCAAAGTATAAAAACCCGCATATTGAGATCCAGACCAGCAAGGGTGAGATAGAACTGGAATTGTATCCCGATCAGGCGCCTAAAACAGTACAGGCCTTTCTTGCTTATATTAAAAAGGGGTACTACAAAAACAGTTCATTTTATCGCGTGCTGAATGACGACAACCAGCCTTCGAATGCCGATAAGGCCGAACTGATCCAGGGCGGCATGTATAAATCGATGTTTAAAGTGCATGATACTTTAACCGGTATACCACACGAGAGCACATTACAAACACATCTCCTGCATAAAAAAGGTACTATTTCTTTGGCGCGGTTAGCTCCTGGCACCGCCACCAGCGAATTCTTTATTTGCTTAAGCGATCAACCCGGTTTTGATTATGGCGGCGAGAACAATCCCGATAAACAGGGCTACGCCGCCTTTGGTAAAGTGATAAAAGGCATGGACATTGTGACAAAGATCTACAACCAAAACGAAGACAACCAGTCGTTCGACCCGCCTGTGCCTATCTATAATATTATTCAGTTGTAA
- a CDS encoding (2Fe-2S)-binding protein, whose product MNTTIQLNVNGQKHTLQVDAATPLLYVLRNQLQLNGPKYGCGLQQCGACMVLLNGKAEPSCMLPAAAAQDKTIVTLEGLVQKDNTLHPVQEAFVQEQAAQCGYCLNGMVISAVALLNEQPHPSDADIRTGLQRSLCRCGTQSRIIKAVKRAAAAKR is encoded by the coding sequence ATGAACACCACCATTCAATTAAACGTGAACGGCCAAAAGCATACGCTACAGGTGGATGCGGCAACTCCATTGCTGTATGTTTTACGGAACCAGCTGCAATTGAACGGCCCTAAATATGGTTGTGGGTTGCAGCAATGCGGCGCCTGTATGGTACTGCTCAATGGCAAAGCCGAACCAAGTTGTATGTTACCGGCAGCTGCAGCGCAGGACAAAACAATTGTAACGCTGGAAGGGCTGGTGCAGAAAGACAACACGCTGCATCCCGTACAGGAAGCATTTGTACAGGAGCAGGCGGCCCAATGCGGATATTGTTTGAATGGCATGGTGATCTCAGCGGTAGCGCTCCTTAACGAGCAACCACACCCCAGCGACGCCGACATCCGCACCGGGTTGCAACGATCACTTTGCCGTTGCGGCACGCAAAGCCGGATCATAAAAGCAGTAAAACGGGCAGCAGCCGCAAAACGGTAA
- a CDS encoding xanthine dehydrogenase family protein molybdopterin-binding subunit, with product MNRRNFLKNTGCLAIGFSLNPSFMDLPSPMVQELPESLRRNPNINAWLEVLANGQIRIFTGKLELGQGIRTAIAQVAAEELDHDVNKVEVILADTARTPDEGYTAGSGSIEQSAMAVRFAAAAARQKLLELTAQQLNTPVEQLTIKEGKISTVSGNQTVTFNQLLNGKQITDKVQAPVTLKPKEKYTLVGKAIPRSDIARMVRGEQHYIQDLRFPGMVYASIVRPPAYAATLQQLDEKGLMKAFPGVLKTVVNGSFAGIIAREEYQAIQAQRWLQQHSKWSAGAQLPAGTDLPAFLKTLPAQTEQVHETGTIAADNAGWIKAKYFRPYLMHGSIGPSCAIALYEDQQLHVWSHSQGIFPLRSALAKMLKIPEEQIHVTGMPGSGCYGHNGADDVAADVAMLAMVYPGKHIRLQWTRGDEHGWEPFGSAMVMEVAAVLDGAGKINSWQYELWSDTHSIRPGGAPNNLLAAQYMENSLTEKPGYPAGAYRNSEPYYTIPNQRVNAHIFNGPIRTSALRSLGAYGNIFAIECFMDELAEKAGKDPFTFRLQHLQDERAIAVLSKLQELIASIQPPANSGIGIAFSRYKNNASYCAVAAQVTVHPKENNIEVKKMWAVIDSGEVINIDGLKNQTEGGLIQSASWTIMEQVQFDAQRITSRDWFSYPIMRFSQVPEVEVVVLDKPTEKAMGAGEAAQGPAAAALANAVYKACGQRIRHLPLLKGMHKI from the coding sequence ATGAACAGAAGAAATTTTTTAAAGAATACAGGTTGCCTGGCCATTGGGTTTAGTTTGAACCCTTCTTTCATGGATCTCCCTTCTCCTATGGTACAGGAGTTACCCGAAAGCCTGAGAAGAAATCCCAACATCAATGCCTGGCTGGAAGTGCTCGCCAACGGACAGATCCGCATTTTTACCGGTAAGCTGGAACTGGGCCAGGGCATACGCACCGCAATTGCCCAGGTAGCAGCAGAAGAACTGGACCACGATGTAAATAAAGTAGAAGTAATACTGGCCGATACAGCCCGAACTCCCGACGAAGGTTATACAGCAGGCAGCGGGTCAATAGAACAAAGCGCGATGGCCGTTCGCTTTGCAGCCGCAGCCGCCCGGCAAAAACTACTGGAGCTGACGGCGCAACAACTCAACACTCCTGTTGAACAGTTAACCATCAAAGAAGGAAAGATCAGTACTGTTTCGGGCAACCAGACCGTTACTTTTAACCAGCTGTTAAACGGTAAACAAATAACTGATAAAGTACAGGCGCCAGTTACCTTAAAACCCAAAGAAAAATATACGCTGGTAGGCAAGGCTATCCCCCGTAGCGATATCGCTCGCATGGTGCGGGGCGAACAGCATTATATCCAGGACCTGCGTTTCCCGGGAATGGTATATGCCAGTATAGTACGGCCACCCGCCTATGCAGCTACATTACAGCAGCTGGATGAAAAAGGATTAATGAAAGCCTTTCCGGGTGTATTAAAAACGGTAGTGAACGGCAGTTTTGCAGGCATCATAGCCCGGGAAGAATACCAGGCCATACAGGCACAACGCTGGTTGCAACAACACAGCAAATGGTCGGCCGGTGCACAATTACCTGCAGGAACTGACCTTCCAGCCTTTTTAAAAACCTTACCTGCACAAACCGAACAGGTACACGAAACCGGAACTATTGCAGCTGACAATGCAGGCTGGATAAAAGCGAAGTACTTCAGACCTTATTTGATGCATGGTTCCATTGGTCCCTCCTGCGCCATAGCTCTCTATGAGGATCAACAACTACACGTATGGTCGCATTCGCAGGGGATCTTTCCTTTACGCAGTGCACTGGCCAAAATGCTGAAGATACCTGAAGAACAAATACATGTTACCGGCATGCCCGGTTCTGGTTGTTATGGCCATAATGGCGCCGATGATGTGGCGGCAGATGTGGCAATGCTTGCCATGGTCTATCCCGGTAAACACATCCGTTTACAATGGACACGGGGCGATGAACATGGTTGGGAACCTTTTGGCAGCGCTATGGTAATGGAAGTAGCAGCGGTGTTGGACGGGGCAGGGAAGATCAACAGCTGGCAATACGAATTGTGGAGCGACACCCACAGCATTCGACCCGGCGGTGCGCCCAACAACCTGCTGGCAGCGCAGTATATGGAAAACTCTTTGACAGAAAAGCCGGGTTACCCCGCTGGCGCTTATAGAAATTCCGAACCCTATTACACCATTCCTAACCAACGGGTGAATGCGCATATTTTCAATGGCCCTATACGCACTTCGGCCTTACGCAGCCTGGGCGCCTATGGGAATATTTTTGCCATTGAATGCTTCATGGATGAGCTGGCAGAAAAAGCAGGGAAAGACCCTTTCACGTTTCGCCTGCAACATTTACAGGACGAGCGCGCCATTGCGGTGCTCAGCAAATTGCAGGAGCTGATCGCTTCTATACAACCTCCCGCCAATAGTGGTATAGGCATTGCTTTCTCCCGGTATAAAAACAACGCTTCGTATTGTGCCGTGGCAGCCCAGGTAACGGTTCATCCCAAAGAAAACAATATCGAAGTAAAAAAGATGTGGGCAGTCATTGATTCCGGCGAGGTTATTAATATCGATGGCCTGAAGAACCAAACCGAAGGCGGACTGATACAATCTGCCAGCTGGACCATTATGGAACAGGTTCAGTTTGATGCGCAACGCATCACCAGCCGCGACTGGTTCAGCTATCCTATAATGCGTTTTAGCCAGGTGCCCGAAGTAGAAGTAGTGGTGTTGGATAAACCCACCGAAAAGGCCATGGGAGCCGGAGAAGCGGCCCAGGGGCCGGCTGCAGCTGCCCTTGCCAATGCAGTATATAAGGCATGTGGTCAAAGGATCAGGCATTTGCCTTTACTGAAAGGAATGCATAAAATTTGA
- a CDS encoding DUF2341 domain-containing protein — MNTRLTAQPAGYTYGKAITLKGSQITGALSNFPVLISFTDPALKTTAFAGGRLQNANGYDVIFTLQDCSTVLPMQLEKYTASTGEYVAWVKLPALAAATNKVIHMYYGKTGVVADPSSTAVWDANYMGVWHFNNSVNDGTSNARNLTNTGTTNLLSTSGTSKIGDSRRLDNTPFAQSSSGTIKYLQLPTGMFTGVTNFTFEGWVYLETVATSWERVFDFGRNTQFNMFLTTSMGTGTGAAGIKRFAITINNSGSEERLSSTTSTGTAAWHHFAVTINAGTTTGVLYYDGVADVTNTVTLTPNSLGTNNANYFGRSQYGTDEGLYGTFDEFRVSNSTRSAAWISTSYNNQNNPAGFYTVTAELTAAALCSTLPIKISSFAASPNANGTATISWTAEQENAGDKYILERSANGSNWETVKTINATGNAGPQKYTTQDLNPIYPVTYYRIQQVEANNTITYTQIISVKLNGDAFNNNGFMVSPNPARQQLQLAFPGNVLPQQTRVELISYMGVKVPVQPAFNGNIISLHLPQLANGVYFLNVYLNNIKHTQKILITQ; from the coding sequence TTGAATACCCGGCTAACTGCACAACCTGCGGGGTATACTTATGGTAAAGCCATCACGCTCAAGGGTTCCCAGATCACGGGAGCATTAAGCAATTTTCCGGTATTGATCAGTTTTACTGATCCTGCATTAAAAACTACCGCATTCGCTGGCGGCCGGCTTCAAAATGCAAATGGATATGATGTTATATTCACCTTGCAGGATTGCAGTACTGTTTTACCCATGCAACTGGAAAAATATACCGCGTCCACAGGTGAGTATGTGGCATGGGTAAAGTTGCCGGCACTTGCTGCCGCTACTAACAAGGTAATACATATGTACTATGGGAAAACAGGTGTAGTGGCCGATCCTTCTTCTACCGCGGTTTGGGATGCCAATTATATGGGTGTATGGCATTTTAATAACAGTGTCAACGATGGCACCTCCAACGCCAGGAACCTGACCAATACCGGCACCACCAACCTTCTTAGTACCAGCGGCACCAGTAAGATCGGTGATAGCCGGCGGTTAGATAATACTCCATTTGCGCAATCAAGCTCCGGCACCATCAAGTACCTGCAATTACCAACCGGCATGTTTACCGGGGTAACCAATTTTACGTTTGAAGGCTGGGTATATCTTGAAACGGTAGCTACCAGTTGGGAACGCGTTTTTGATTTTGGGAGAAACACTCAATTCAATATGTTCCTTACAACCAGTATGGGTACCGGAACCGGCGCAGCAGGCATAAAACGTTTTGCCATCACCATCAATAACAGCGGTAGTGAAGAACGATTGTCTTCCACTACTTCAACCGGTACCGCCGCCTGGCACCATTTTGCTGTTACCATCAATGCAGGAACTACTACCGGGGTCTTATATTATGATGGGGTGGCTGATGTTACTAACACCGTTACCCTTACACCCAATAGCCTCGGCACTAACAATGCGAATTATTTTGGCCGGTCACAATATGGCACTGATGAGGGATTATATGGCACCTTTGATGAGTTCAGGGTATCGAACAGTACCCGTAGCGCCGCGTGGATCTCCACTTCCTACAATAATCAAAACAACCCGGCAGGCTTTTACACCGTAACCGCTGAGCTAACAGCAGCGGCTTTATGCAGTACCCTGCCCATTAAAATAAGCAGCTTTGCAGCTTCACCAAATGCCAACGGTACAGCTACTATTAGCTGGACGGCAGAGCAGGAAAATGCCGGAGATAAATATATTCTCGAAAGATCGGCCAATGGCAGTAACTGGGAAACTGTTAAAACCATCAATGCTACCGGTAATGCCGGCCCGCAAAAATATACCACCCAGGACCTGAACCCGATCTACCCCGTAACTTATTACCGGATACAACAAGTGGAAGCCAATAACACGATCACTTATACGCAAATAATATCGGTGAAACTAAATGGGGATGCGTTTAACAACAATGGTTTTATGGTGAGTCCTAACCCAGCCCGGCAGCAGCTCCAGCTTGCTTTCCCCGGCAATGTATTACCGCAACAAACACGGGTGGAATTGATAAGTTATATGGGCGTAAAAGTTCCCGTTCAACCAGCGTTCAATGGAAATATAATTTCTTTACACCTGCCTCAATTGGCAAACGGAGTTTATTTCCTGAACGTGTATCTCAACAACATTAAACACACTCAAAAAATACTGATTACCCAATAA
- a CDS encoding NAD-dependent epimerase/dehydratase family protein, with translation MKIKAIITGASGMVGEGVLHECLLHPDVEEVVIVGRRTAGYTHPKLKEIIHPDFYDLTAIKDQLKGYNACYFCLGASSIGMNEKDYHHVTYDLTMHMATILADQNPGMTFCYVSGSGTDSTEHGKMMWARVKGQTENDLMRLSFKAAYMFRPGFMRPTKGLKHILKGYKFLGWLYPVFKVLFPGKVSTLQEVGWAMINVTLKGYEKQILEVKDIIKLAHTA, from the coding sequence ATGAAAATTAAAGCAATTATAACAGGCGCATCGGGAATGGTAGGGGAAGGGGTTTTACATGAATGCCTGTTGCACCCTGATGTAGAAGAAGTGGTGATAGTAGGCCGTAGAACAGCCGGTTACACGCATCCAAAATTAAAAGAGATAATACATCCTGATTTTTATGACCTAACGGCTATTAAAGATCAGTTGAAGGGCTATAACGCCTGCTACTTTTGCCTGGGAGCCTCGTCTATTGGGATGAATGAAAAGGACTATCATCATGTTACTTATGACCTTACCATGCATATGGCAACCATCCTGGCCGATCAAAATCCGGGCATGACCTTTTGCTATGTGTCTGGTTCCGGTACCGATAGTACGGAACATGGTAAAATGATGTGGGCCCGCGTAAAAGGACAAACTGAAAATGACCTCATGCGTCTCTCCTTCAAGGCGGCTTATATGTTCAGACCGGGTTTTATGCGTCCAACCAAAGGATTGAAACATATCTTAAAGGGCTATAAATTCCTGGGCTGGTTGTATCCTGTATTTAAGGTGTTGTTTCCTGGTAAGGTATCTACTTTACAGGAGGTAGGCTGGGCTATGATAAACGTGACCTTAAAAGGATATGAAAAGCAAATCCTGGAAGTAAAGGATATTATCAAACTTGCTCATACCGCGTAA
- a CDS encoding LLM class flavin-dependent oxidoreductase, with protein MSLQLSILDQTPIRRGSNAAEALQESIELVRKADEWGYTRYWLSEHHNTITLAGAAPEILIARLASESKRIRLGSGGIMLPNHSTLKVAENFKLLEALYPNRIDLGVGRAPGGDRITAQLLNPSNTFDPQEYIQQISDLHDFLTDNPNYNNIQGKVRAIPQIDTVPEMWMLTSSGESAYLAAHSGMALSFAQFINPVGGKEAMAIYKQRFKPSAQLKAPKASVGVFAFCSEDEQKAAQVQAVMDYRLLSFEKGRYDEIPTYEAASKYKYTEGEWQRVLFNRQRTVVGTPDIVKEKITSLAAEMEVNEVILSTFTESQKDRFSSYELLAKLFNLTANTNNKQA; from the coding sequence ATGTCTTTACAATTAAGTATCCTTGATCAAACCCCCATTCGCCGGGGAAGCAATGCAGCTGAGGCTTTGCAGGAATCTATCGAGCTGGTTCGCAAGGCAGATGAATGGGGCTATACCCGCTACTGGTTAAGTGAACACCATAATACTATTACACTGGCCGGGGCTGCGCCTGAGATCCTGATTGCGCGCCTGGCATCGGAAAGCAAACGCATCCGTTTGGGATCAGGCGGTATTATGTTACCCAATCACAGCACGTTAAAGGTGGCGGAGAATTTCAAATTGCTGGAAGCGCTGTATCCAAACCGGATCGATCTCGGTGTGGGCCGGGCGCCTGGTGGCGACCGCATCACGGCACAGTTATTAAATCCTTCCAATACATTCGACCCGCAGGAATATATTCAGCAGATCAGTGATCTGCATGACTTCTTAACCGACAATCCCAATTACAATAACATCCAGGGTAAAGTACGGGCCATCCCGCAAATTGATACGGTGCCCGAAATGTGGATGCTCACAAGCAGTGGCGAAAGCGCTTACCTGGCAGCCCATAGCGGTATGGCCCTGAGTTTTGCGCAATTCATCAATCCTGTTGGTGGTAAAGAAGCCATGGCTATTTATAAACAACGGTTCAAACCATCGGCACAGTTGAAAGCGCCCAAAGCAAGTGTGGGGGTATTTGCTTTCTGTTCTGAAGATGAACAAAAAGCAGCGCAGGTTCAGGCCGTTATGGATTATCGCTTATTGAGTTTTGAGAAAGGCCGGTATGATGAGATCCCCACATATGAAGCAGCCAGTAAATATAAATACACGGAGGGGGAATGGCAACGGGTATTGTTTAACAGGCAGCGTACTGTTGTAGGTACTCCGGATATTGTAAAAGAAAAAATTACCTCCCTGGCGGCAGAAATGGAAGTGAATGAAGTTATTCTTTCCACATTTACAGAAAGCCAGAAAGACCGTTTTAGCAGCTATGAATTATTAGCTAAGCTATTTAATCTAACTGCCAATACGAATAACAAGCAGGCGTAA